Genomic window (Candidatus Binatia bacterium):
ATGGTGATGCGGTCGCCGAGCGCGGGCGGCGGCTGATCGCCGTCCGCGACGATCCGGTACTGGACGCCGCTCGGCAGCTCGATCACGCCCTCGCGGGCGCGGTTCTCCGCGAAGAAGCCCTCGACTTCACGCCGCGCCGCACGCGCGCGCTCGACGTTCGCCGCGCGCGTCCGCTCCCCGATGCGCTCGAGCTCGCGCGCGATCTGGATCGCATCGAGGCGCGCTCTCTTTTCGGCGGTCTTTTGATCGAGCGCGTCGGCGAATCCGGCGAGGACTTGCTCGACGTCGACCTCGACGCCGCTCGCGCGGAGCTTGCTGCCGACGTGGACGCCGAGGGCGTAGCTCGTGCGCTCCTCCTCGCTCACGGGTTGCGGGCTCTTCGCTGGAGGCTGCTCGGACTTCGCGCAGCCGAGCATCACGAGCGCGCAGCCGAGCGCTGCGAGCGTAGGAGAGAGGGCGCACGAGACGAACCACGAGAAGGTACGTTTGGGGTGCATCATGCGGCAAAGCGGTTT
Coding sequences:
- a CDS encoding FKBP-type peptidyl-prolyl cis-trans isomerase N-terminal domain-containing protein; this translates as MHPKRTFSWFVSCALSPTLAALGCALVMLGCAKSEQPPAKSPQPVSEEERTSYALGVHVGSKLRASGVEVDVEQVLAGFADALDQKTAEKRARLDAIQIARELERIGERTRAANVERARAARREVEGFFAENRAREGVIELPSGVQYRIVADGDQPPPALGDRITIEYEGRLLDGAVFDTSRDRFAPTIVRLARTPRAWREVLPLVPGGATVELWVPPDPEPTEHPTGLVPPGEPVVFTLRVTAIDRHRNPDLARVAP